The genomic stretch CTCAATGGAAACTTGACAGTCTTCTGCAATTAACTTCAACACGCGCAGCGAAGAAATGGTTAGACGAGTTAAAAACTTTTCTGGCGATGAAAGCAAGGCTTTATCGACATCGGCAGACTCTTCTGTTGTTAAAAACTGAATTTCCGACATATTTTAATTATTAACCTATCTCTCTTCATGATTGGCCGCTTTAACAATCGAATATCCGCAGCGATGTTCGCCGCCGTTAATCCAATGCGTGCGCTTTACAATGCAATCCGGCAGCACGGCAGCAAACATTTCTAATTCGTGTCCGCAAACGCTAGGGAATGATTCGGCAACCTCAGAAATTGCACAGTTATGTTCGGAAAAGATGTACTGTTCTGTTCCCGGTTCGACTTCAGCAGAAAGCAACTCAGTCATATATCCTTCTTCTTGGCGCAACTGAAGCAAATTTAGCACTCGTTGCTTTAGCGTACCTTGACCGATGCGATCGCGGTACTCCTGCGCCTTGCGTTCCCACTGCTTCCGTAATACCACGCTCACCTGTTCCTCCCCCACCGTCTCCACCAACGTATCGAGGAAAGATACCGTAAATTCGCTGTAGCGATGGGGGAAGCGATCGCGCCCTTTCCGGCTAAGATTGTACAGGTATTGAGGACGGCCCATCCCACCCTGCACCGCAGAATGTTCGATGAGTCCCTCCTCCTCCAAATCCTTCAGGTGTCGTCGCGTCGCCTGCGGACTGATGCCCAGCGCTTCTGCTAAATCCTGTGCCGTTGCGCTAGCCTGCTTGAGCAAATACTGGAGAATATCCTGCTTAGTAGAAGCGTGTGAAATCGTTGTCATCGTTCCTCAGCCCGAACGCCGTTAAA from Oscillatoria sp. FACHB-1406 encodes the following:
- the sufR gene encoding iron-sulfur cluster biosynthesis transcriptional regulator SufR; translation: MTTISHASTKQDILQYLLKQASATAQDLAEALGISPQATRRHLKDLEEEGLIEHSAVQGGMGRPQYLYNLSRKGRDRFPHRYSEFTVSFLDTLVETVGEEQVSVVLRKQWERKAQEYRDRIGQGTLKQRVLNLLQLRQEEGYMTELLSAEVEPGTEQYIFSEHNCAISEVAESFPSVCGHELEMFAAVLPDCIVKRTHWINGGEHRCGYSIVKAANHEER